The segment CCGCGGGAAGCAGATAGGCTTTTGGCATGACGGCACTGCGGAGCGGCTGGAACTGCTGATAGTTGGCCACACCTTCGAGCTCGATCAGCTCGGCGCTTCGCGTATAGGCAATCTCACCATTGGCCTGGCGATAGGGAATGTGGTTGTAAGACAGAATGGTTGCCGGCTCCGGCAACGGGATCATTTCATAAGCCACACCATTACTGATAACGCCCCCCTGGGTCGCGAGTCTGGCCACGGTCCTGGCATCCGCCTCGCGATTGATGCGCTGGATCGTAGCGCCGTGTTCGTTGGTGTATTCGAGAATTTCCTCGATGAACACGTTGGCGGAGTGAATTCGCTTGTAGAACCGGTCATGGGAGAACGTCTCGCTGAGAATTGCCATGCGGTTACGCAGCCCCATCATATTCGTCAGGTAGCGTGGCGCATGATGAAAAGTTCTGAACTCCGTCGGCGGCCAGGTTTCCAGCGAGAAATCCCCGAACAGGTGAAAGTCCAGGTCAAACTTGTCTTTCACCGCCCGGCTCACTGCCGGCAACATCACATTCATGGTGTAGTCAGTGGTGGCAGGGTCACCGGCACTGTGGTACGACGGCGCGTAGGTCAATGAGTAACCGTGCCAGGTGCCATTGGTCGTATGCATATCCACCAGCAGCTGCGGGTCCCAGCGCTGCAACACGTTACGGTACAGGCCCTGGGTCTCCGGCGTTTCCGCCGCCATGCCGTCGCGGTTCAGGTCGTAACCATGACTGAACCGCTCACCGGCCATGACCGGGCTCAACTCCTGATTAGGCCGCGAATTCTCCGACATATTGTCATTGCCGTCGGCATTGTAGATTGGCGCCAGGGCAAGGATCTGATTGTCTAAAAGATGACTCTTGTCACCATGCAGAATGTCCCGCAACAGGATCAGGATAGCCTCCTTACCCTCCACCTCTCCGCCGTGAATATTACCCTGGATGTAGATAACCGGCTTACCGCTGGCGCGCGCTTCGGCGGGAGAGGTCACCGGCGGATCGGCCACGATCAGCAGGGGTATCTCCCGCCCCCCAGTGGTTACCAGCATAGTCTCGCGGTGTACCAGGTCGATGCCCTGAACCAGGCTGTCGATAGTCTGCAGCACCTCCTCATGGGTGGAGGTCCTTCCATAGGCGGTTCGCTCGGGAACCGTCATCATGGACTCATCAAAAAGCGGCTGCGCCTGGCTGGTCAGGCTTACCAGACTGGCCAGGGCACCAAGACAGACAATTACAGGATGTATTATTTTATGGTTCACGTTTGAGACACTCGCTGACTGAAATGTAAATTCGTTTGATGAGCTGGCCGTACAAAAAACTGAGCTCCGCTCAGACCTTCACTCAGACCTTCACTCTGCCCATAACATTGCTCCTGGTGAGTCAGTGGGAGTGAAGTCGAGCGATCTCTGTCTGCTATTGCATCCCGGCCTGGGCCTTCACATAACGAGCCGCCTGCTCATGGGTGGCGAACCACACCCCACCCTTCGCCTTGATATGGGCGATAAGCCCTTCCAGGGCGACCAGCCGGGACCGATGGCCGATGACGTGGGGATGCATGGTGAGCAGAAACAGGGTGCCTTCCTCCCAGGCGCGATCGAACTCGTCGATCCATACCTGCATCACATCGCGGGGATTCATATAACGGGCTCCCAGGGGATTGAACAGTGGCGCATCGTCGAGGATCCACTCAACCGGCAGCTCCACCACGCCGGTGGGTTCACCGTCCTGTAACAGTTCGTAGGGACGGTCATCATGCATCAATGAACTTTCGTAAAGAAAACCCATCTTGCGGACGATCGCCAGGGTGGCAGGACTGTGGTTCCAGGAAGGCGCCCGGTATCCCACAGCACGCACGCCGGCAATGCTTTCGATGGTAGCCACCGCCTGTCGGAGCAGGCGCTCTTCGGTGGCTGCATCAATGGCGGTGTTCAATTCGTGAATCCAGCCGTGGACGCCGATCTCATGCCGCCCCGATCGTTGAATGAGTTCTGCCTGTTCCGGAGCCAGTTTCAGGCTCCAGGCGGGAAAGAAAAATGTTGCCGGAATATTTTCCTGGTCCATCAGGTTTACCACTCGCGGCAGCGCAACCCGCGACCCGTATTCTCCCTGGGACAGCGGTCCGATACTGAATTCGCCACTGCGCAGGCCCTGAATCGTTTCGTTGTCCACATCGTAAGAAAGCAGCACGGCGACCCGTGCACCACCCGGCCAGGTTTCCGGGGTCAGATCGCGGCCGGCGCGCACCCGGTTGACCTGTGAGAAAACAAAGTCATCCGACCAGTTCCATGGCTCGTCAGAGTTCTGCGAGCTCTGGGCCATGAGTTCAGTAGCACTGCAAAGCAGAACACCGAGCACCAGGACCCGCTGACCGGTCAACCTGCGACGCCAATCAGGGCTACACCTGCCGGACAAAGTGATGGAACCCGAAGCCAGCTGACAATGAGTCAGGAGCTGGCGCAGCAGAACCGGCAGCAGTTGTGGCAGGCGGTAAAGCCAGGCAGCAGACCACCGCTTCGAAAAGCGCGAAAAATGGGAGCGCAACACTCTCCGGCAAAACTGACTGACGCTGCGGTTAAAAGAAGCCATGGCCTTACCCCTTGTCACGTTGGTTAACCCAGGGAATACCCTGGCTCAGCTATTTCCCCGGCTACAGCCGGAAACTTTGGCTACCCTGCCGTAAACGCCCTGTCCGCTAGCGGTCCGGCTATCAGGGCCGTGGGCCCGTGGGAAGACAGTTCCACCAATACTGATCTCTTTGTTGTTCTGATCAAAAGCCATCAAGAGTCATCAAGGGCCATTCAGGACCAACGCATCGCGTCAGCCCCTGGGAACTCTGATCACAGTCACCGTGCAGGAGAACAGCAGACGCCATGGCTCCTTATAGCCAGCTGCGCACCAGTTCATCGTAGTCCACGGTAACCGGCTGCGGCTTTTCATTCGCAAGCGGCGGTTTGGGTGCGCCCGGCTGGGCAAACCAGTATTCCCGGCTTTGGGGGTCGTTCAGTTGCGGCCCGCACTCCCCCAGCACTCCAGCCCGCTCCAGTCGACTCATCAGTCTGTCCTGGGCAACCGCCAGCGCGGTCATGGCCTCCTGGGGTGACTTGGCACCGGACGCCGCATCACCGATGTTCTGCCACCACAGCTGGGCCAGCCGTGGATAATCGGGCACATTGGTACCAGTCGGCGTCCACTGGACACGGGCGGGTGAGCGATAGAATTCCACCAGGCCACCCAGCTCTGCGGCCCGCTCGGTAAAACTTTCATGGCGGATGTCCGAGTCACGGATTACCGTAAGGCCCAC is part of the Gammaproteobacteria bacterium genome and harbors:
- a CDS encoding M14 family metallopeptidase, which codes for MNHKIIHPVIVCLGALASLVSLTSQAQPLFDESMMTVPERTAYGRTSTHEEVLQTIDSLVQGIDLVHRETMLVTTGGREIPLLIVADPPVTSPAEARASGKPVIYIQGNIHGGEVEGKEAILILLRDILHGDKSHLLDNQILALAPIYNADGNDNMSENSRPNQELSPVMAGERFSHGYDLNRDGMAAETPETQGLYRNVLQRWDPQLLVDMHTTNGTWHGYSLTYAPSYHSAGDPATTDYTMNVMLPAVSRAVKDKFDLDFHLFGDFSLETWPPTEFRTFHHAPRYLTNMMGLRNRMAILSETFSHDRFYKRIHSANVFIEEILEYTNEHGATIQRINREADARTVARLATQGGVISNGVAYEMIPLPEPATILSYNHIPYRQANGEIAYTRSAELIELEGVANYQQFQPLRSAVMPKAYLLPAELASVVEKLRQHGIEVTRLAAPITLAVEAYQIDTVETRPFAQNGHRNTLLSGIYARGERSFNSGDFRVSLETPLANLIFYLLEPEADDGLAYWNYFDTYLATQQASGEALVYPVFKVVE
- a CDS encoding polysaccharide deacetylase, which produces MASFNRSVSQFCRRVLRSHFSRFSKRWSAAWLYRLPQLLPVLLRQLLTHCQLASGSITLSGRCSPDWRRRLTGQRVLVLGVLLCSATELMAQSSQNSDEPWNWSDDFVFSQVNRVRAGRDLTPETWPGGARVAVLLSYDVDNETIQGLRSGEFSIGPLSQGEYGSRVALPRVVNLMDQENIPATFFFPAWSLKLAPEQAELIQRSGRHEIGVHGWIHELNTAIDAATEERLLRQAVATIESIAGVRAVGYRAPSWNHSPATLAIVRKMGFLYESSLMHDDRPYELLQDGEPTGVVELPVEWILDDAPLFNPLGARYMNPRDVMQVWIDEFDRAWEEGTLFLLTMHPHVIGHRSRLVALEGLIAHIKAKGGVWFATHEQAARYVKAQAGMQ